GCATCGCTATCAGGCGTTCCCCGCCCAGCTGGGCTATGGGGATGGGGCCGGGGGCGGCGGCGAGTGGATGCCCGTCGGCCAGCAGCAGGCGGATCGGCTCGCGCATCAGGCCCCGCCAGTGATGCGCACGGCTGGGCGGCCTGAGCGTCGTCAGCTCCAGGTCAACTTCGGAGCCCGTCCCCGTGGCCGGGATCGTCTCGTCCTGCCTGGCGCTCAGGTCCAGCTGCACGTCTGGATGCTTCTTCAGGAATCCCGCAGCGAGCTCCGGCATGAGCCAGGAGCCCAGCGACGACGGGAAGGCGACGGTCACCATGCCGGACTCCGGATCCATCAGCTGTGCCACCGCTGCCAGGCCATCGTCGAGCTGGTGGAGCATGGCATCGACGTGATGTTTGAACGTTGCCCCGGCGTGCGTGAGGCGCAGGGTGCGTCCCTCGCGGCGCAGGAGAGGGGCCCCAACCTCGTCGGAGAGCCTCGTCAGGGCCCGGGAGACTCCAGGCTGCGAGGTCCATTCCAGCTCGCTGACCTCGGTGACGGTCGCGCCGTCGGCCACGAGCTGGAACCAGCGAAGGACGTTCGTATCCATATTTATAACCTACATGCATGGATTATCTTACAAACAGGTATTGGACGCATGGAATCTCTGGGCGCAGCATGGAGGCATGAACATTCGGAACCTCATCAACCGCTTCCTCGATTCCGAGTTCGGCGCCTATCCCGCCACCCGTGGCGCTGTGGTCGTGGTGCCGACCCTGACTGCCCGTCCCGCCATCATCCGTACCCCCGAGGCCACTGACCAGACTGAGGTGACCTGGCCTGGCCGCGATTGGGCCCCTGCCCAGTAAAAGACCCGGCCCGTCTGTGGCGGGGTCTGCCAGCAATCATCCTTCGGATCTGGGCTGCGAGCGCTGACCTGCTGCTCGCAGCCCAGTCCTGTCGGCGGGTTTCCTATCCGCCCCAGCAGGTGCGCACGCCGTACTCCACGTTCTTCGACGTGACTCCCGGCGCGGGTGAGCCGCTGACCAGCTCAGTCCCGGTGGCCAGATAGCCTGAGGGTTCCCGGCCCTCCCTGACCTTCGCGACGATCGCCTCAACGCCTTCCCGGGCCATGTTCTGCGGGAACTGCATCGCGGTGGCATCGATGTCGCCGGGCCGCACGGCATTCTTCATGGTCTCGCAGCCGCCGTCGATCGTGACCACGACCACTTTCGCCAGGTCCTTGCCCGCCGCTTTCAGCGCCTCGACGGCTCCCAGCGCAGCCGGCTCATTGACCGCATAGACCACGTTGATCTCCGGGCTCCTGCCGAGGGCCTCGGCCATGGCCTGCTGGGCCGTGGCCTGGTCACCTTGGGTGTCAGCCTGGCCAGCCACCCAGGATGAGTCGGAAGGCATCCCGAATCCGTCACGGAACCCGGTGCCCCGGTTCTCGCCCGACGCGATGCCGGGCGCCAGGTTCAGCATCATGACCTGCGGTGCCAGGCCGAGTTCGTCGATCTTCGCCCGCGCGTACTGTCCGACCAGTTCCCCGGCCCGTGTGTTGTCGGTGCCGAAGTAGGCGTTCGTGGTCTCCTGGGGATCCATCGGGGTGTCGAGGGCGATCACGGTGATGCCTTTGTCGCGAGCAGTCTGGATGTCGGCGTCCAGGGCCTTGGAGTCCGTCGGGGCGATGAGGATCCCGTTGACCCCCTTGGCGACCATGTCGTTGAGGGCGGCGCGCTGTGACTCGACGTCAACGTCGCTGTCACCCGTTGCCGTGGTGAGTGTGGCGCCGGCCTTGTGGGCTGTGTCCTCGGCCACCTTGCGCAACGTCACCCAGTACGGGTTGGTTTCCTGCTTCGTGATGAGTCCTATGCTGACCGGCGGCCGGTTGTCGGCGCAGGCGCCCAGGGCGAGAGTGATGACGACGACCAGGGCGGCAGCCAGCCATCGCGAGGGGGTTCTCATGATGCTTCCTTCCTGGTGTAGAACAGGTCGTAGGCGGCGTAGGCGCACACGAAAGCCAGGCACACGGCAGGCACGATGAAACCGGCCGCGGAGCCCGCGACGTCCATCACCCGGGCTTGGACCATCGGGATCAGGGCGCCGCCGAGGATGGCCATCACCAGGCCGGCGGAGCCGAACTTCGCGTCATCGCCCAGCCCCTTCAGCGCCAGGCCGTAGATGGTGGGGAACATCAGCGACAGCGCCGCCGAGATGCACACCACCGCGATCAGTCCGGCGATGTTCAGCACGAAGACCGAGGTCAGGCAGCAGGCCACCCCGAAGACCGCCATGATCAGCAGGAGCAGCGCGGGACGCACCACGCCGAGGACGAAGACCATCACGAACCGAGCTACCAGGAACAGCAGCAGGCTGCCCTGCAGCCACCAGCCCGCGGCCTCGGGGGAGAAGCCGACCACGTCCTGGGCGTAGATGATGGTGTAGGTCCAGGCGCAGGTCTGAGCAGCCACGTTGAAGAACTGCGCGATGACGCCGTAGCGGTAGAGCTTGTTCGCCCACAGGCGCCCGAACCTGCCGCCCCCATTCGCGGGAGCAGGGGTCTGCGGGGGGAGTGGGAGCTTGCGGAACGCGATCAGCAGCCAGATGATCACCAGGGCAGTCGCGATGCCGAGGTAGGGGCCGAGCACCAGGTTCAGGTCGGCCTCCTGCGCGGCGAGGGCGTCCTGCTCGGTCATGATGGACTTCGCGGTCTCCGGCGTCAGGTGCGGCAGGATCAGCACCGCGCCCATCAGGACACCCAGGTTGGCGCCGATCGGGTTGAATGCCTGGGCCAGGTTTAGGCGACGGGTGGATGTGGCCTCGTCGCCCATCGCGATCACGAGCGGGTTCGCGGAGGTTTCCAGGATGGAAAGCCCCGAGGCCAGGGTGAACAGGGCCAGCAGGAACAGTCCATAGGCAAGGGTCTTTGCCGCGGGAATGAAGAGAAAACCACCTGCTGCCGCGAGACCCAGGCCGGTCAGGAGGCCCGCTTTGAAGCCGAACCGCTGGTTGATCATGGCGGCTGGGATCGCCAGCAGGAAATAGGCGCCGTAATAGGCGAACTGCACCAGCGATGACTCCAGGTTCGTCATGGTGAAGATGCTCCGGAAGACGCCGACCAGCACGTCGGTGAGATTGGCCGACGTGCCCCATGCGGCGAAGCACAGCAGGAGCAACAGGAAGGGGACGCGCAACTCCTTCGCTACCAGCGGAGAACGTTGCTGGGGTGGTGGGGCGGTCATGTGACCTCCTTTTCCTGGGCTTCCTCGCCCTCTAGCGTCTCGTCAGTCTAACTCCGTGGCGCAGCATTGTGGTCGGTGATTTGTGGAAGATTTGGATGCATGCACGCATACTCATGGGCTGTGGTGGTGCTGGGGTTCCTGTTTGCCACCTTGGCGGGCACCCCGGTGGTGCGGGGAATGTTCCGCTTGGTCGACTGGCAGACGCGCCGCGAGGCCATGCGCCGCGAGGCCATCGAGATCGGGGAGGGCGGCCCGGAGCTGATCGATCTCAGGCTGGTCAAAGCCGGGAAGGAGCTGCCAGGGGGCCGCTGGATCGGTCTCCTTGAGCGTGCGGCGGCCTATGCCTGCATCGTCGCCGGGTTCGCGGGAGGCATCGCCGTGGTGATGGTGGTCAAGGGTTTCGGACGCTACCCGGAGTTGCGCACTCCCGATACGGCCAAGAGCGAGCGTTTCATCATCGGCACCCTCGCGAGCCTGCTGTGGGCCGCGCTGTGGGCAGGCATTACGCTGCTATTGCGCTGAGGACTTCGCCAGGCTGGGTCCCCGAAAGAAGTATCAGGTTCTGGCTGGAAGTGGACAAACAATCTGACCGGACTGGTTCCCGGCGCATCCCTCTCTTTAAAACGACAGAATTGCAGACGTCCTGCCGGTATTACATTCAATCGGAATTGTGCTGTACCCTTCGGCTGTTGGTCATCAGGGGGGAAACAATGCCAGAGGTCATCGTTGGCGCTCATGCCGCAATGCCAGCCGAACGGGCTGATCAGGAACGTTTCTACGCGCAGCTTGCTGAACGCAACCTGGCCACCGCGCTTGAGATTCCCTTCTCGGACTCCATCCATGAGGATATGGATTGGTTCGCCGCGCAGATTCGTGGCCGTTTCCGCAACTGCGTCGTCACGGGTATTCCGGGCACGGTGAGACGTCTTGAGAAGGAGCCTGCCTTCGGGTTGGCATCTACCGATGACGCGGCCAGGAAGGCTGCTGTCGCATGGACTGCCGAGGTGAGGAAAGCCGCCGAGGAGCTGAACCAGTTAACCGGGGAACAGTCCGTTTCATTCGTCCATATTCATTCGGCACCCGGTGTCAGGGCATCGGCTGAGGCTTTTCAACGCTCTCTGGCCGACGTGGCGGCGGACACCCGGTTCTCCGCGGAAGTGGTGATTGAGCACTGCGACGCCTATTCGCCCATCTTTCCCGGGGACAAACGTTTCCTCAGCCTCATCACGGAACTCGCTGTCGCCGATGAATTCGGATTCGCGGTCAACTGGGGAAGGTCCGCGCTTGAATGGCAGAATCCCGACCGCCCCCGCCAGCACGTTGAGATCCTCGCCGAGGCCGGGCGGCTTCGCGGGCTGATCTTCTCTGGGGTCGCTGCCGTGAACACCCAGTGGGGGAGGGCCTGGGCCGATCTTCAGCTACCCCTGTCTACCGACGAGCCTGCCTCGCTGATGACGCCGCAGCGGGTGGCCGAATGTCTGGCAGCTTCCGGAGACCAGCCCGCCTACGTCGGGGCGAAGGTCAAGGCTCCGGCCGGCGCTGACGTAGAGACCCGGCTGGGAATCATCTCGGCCGTGGCGCATCTGCTCAACAGTTGACCGGGGTAAGAGACGCTCTGCTCTCCCTGTGCTCCGTTTTCCACGGCTATTTCCGCACCCAGGCTCGTACCGAGGAGGCCGAGACTGCCAGCACCAAGAGAACCGTCATCGCGGTGGTCAGCAGGCCTATGAAGCTGTTGTAGTCGAGCACCAGGAGACTGAGGATCGCGTTCAGCGATGACGTGGTCATGACACAGACCCAGGCCCAGCGGAACCGTGCCACCGTCAGCACCCACAAGGTGACCTCGAACAAGGAGCCCACCAGTATCGATATCGCCGACACCTCCGGGTCGGCGGCCGACTCGGTGATGTTGATGATGAGGCTGATCAGCGCGAACAGGCCGCCGAACAACAGTGGGGTGGGCGGGATGTGGTGCCGGGCCACGGTGTTGTCCTCCTGAAACATCTCCGGCTCAGGATTCCGGCAGGCCGCCTCCGACACATCGACGACGGGCAGGTGGCCGTCCGTCTGGATGGCGTCTCCGCCGCCATTGCGGGAATGGTAGGCGGTGGAGAACTTGTCGATGACCCGCACCTCGATGTCGTGGTCCGCGTAGCGCAGCGTGTTGATGATGAAGTCGCGCTCGGCGTCGGTGTCCGCGTCGATCTTGTGGGTGATCTGGCCGGTGAACATCGACAGGCCGACGCTTCGGTCATAGGTGCCGGCCGCCAGGAAATCCACATGCTGTCCGCCCGGCAGATGCCAGCCCTCGGGGGCCGGCCAGAAGCGGACGTGGTGACGTTTGGAGGCATTCCCCTCGACCTCCTGCTGGTAGGCGAAGGCATGCTTGCGGCGGAACAGGTAGAGGTTCGACACGGGGGCGGCCGGGTAGGAGCGCCTGAACAGCGAGGAGACGATGATGCCCCAGGCGGAACGCAGCGTGATCTCGTCGGCGAGTGTCCAGCCCGCGGCCTGCATCGCGGCGTGGATGTCCTTCTCCTTGCCGTCGAAGGCCAGATTGACGGGGTCGCCGAGGATGCCGTCGCCCGTCCTGGTGCGTCCGATGAAGTAGTCGGGCACATACCAGAGCGTGAAGAGCTGATGGATCCTGGGAATCGCCAGGTAGGTTGTGACCAGCCAGAAAACCGCGAAATGAAGCCCCCAGAGCCGGTCCCCCGGGAGGGCATGCAGCAGCATGATGATGGCGAGCCAGGCCACCAGCGCCAGCGCCAGCAGGACGAAGAAGGCGGCGACCACATCCCAGACGGGGGTGCGCTTGCGCCCGCTCACCTTGGGTTTGCGCGAGACGTAGACGGGGGGCCTGGCGGGAATCGGGTACCGGCTGCGACTGCGTGGGGCAGCCGGAGCCCTGCCTGAAGAGTCGTTCCCCGTCATCCGTGTCTTCCTGATCAGAGGCCATGCGTTGCATACGTTACCCGCAGAGACTCTCCAGGCGGTGCTCAGCCTCGCTTCAGGCGGACCCTGTCCTTCTGCCCCAGCACAACCTTGCGGATCCGCACCACCGCCGGGGTCACCTCCAGGCACTCGTCGGCGGCGCAGAACTCCAGCTGCTGCTCCATCGACATCAGGCGGGGCGGGATCAGGCGTTCCAGCTCCTCGCCGGTGGAGGAGCGGACGTTGGTGAGTTTCTTCTCCTTGGTGGGGTTGACATCCATGTCCTCGGGCCGGGGATTCTCGCCGACCACCATGCCTTCGTACACTTCGGCTCCCGGACCCACGAACATCGTGCCCCGCTCCTGCAGGTTGAACAGCGCATAGGACGTGACGGCCCCGGTCCGGTCAGCCACCAGCGATCCCGTGGGGCGGGTGCGGAAATCACCCGCCCAGGGTTCGTAGCCCTCCGCGACGTGGTTCATGATCCCGGTGCCGCGGGTCTCCGTCAGGAACTCGGTGCGGAACCCGATCAGGCCACGCGCCGGCACCAGGAACTCCATCCGTACCCAGCCGGTGCCGTGGTTGACCATCTGCTCCATGCGCCCGCGCCGCAACCCCATCAGCTGGGTGATCACACCGACGAACTCGTCGGGGGCGTCGATGGTGAGGCGTTCGATCGGCTCGTGGACCTTCCCGTCGACCACCCGTGTCATCACCTGCGGCTTGCCAACGGTCAGTTCGAAGCCTTCGCGGCGCATCATTTCCACCAGCACCGCCAGCTGCAG
The sequence above is drawn from the Arachnia rubra genome and encodes:
- a CDS encoding LssY C-terminal domain-containing protein, giving the protein MTGNDSSGRAPAAPRSRSRYPIPARPPVYVSRKPKVSGRKRTPVWDVVAAFFVLLALALVAWLAIIMLLHALPGDRLWGLHFAVFWLVTTYLAIPRIHQLFTLWYVPDYFIGRTRTGDGILGDPVNLAFDGKEKDIHAAMQAAGWTLADEITLRSAWGIIVSSLFRRSYPAAPVSNLYLFRRKHAFAYQQEVEGNASKRHHVRFWPAPEGWHLPGGQHVDFLAAGTYDRSVGLSMFTGQITHKIDADTDAERDFIINTLRYADHDIEVRVIDKFSTAYHSRNGGGDAIQTDGHLPVVDVSEAACRNPEPEMFQEDNTVARHHIPPTPLLFGGLFALISLIINITESAADPEVSAISILVGSLFEVTLWVLTVARFRWAWVCVMTTSSLNAILSLLVLDYNSFIGLLTTAMTVLLVLAVSASSVRAWVRK
- the fucP gene encoding L-fucose:H+ symporter permease, producing MTAPPPQQRSPLVAKELRVPFLLLLLCFAAWGTSANLTDVLVGVFRSIFTMTNLESSLVQFAYYGAYFLLAIPAAMINQRFGFKAGLLTGLGLAAAGGFLFIPAAKTLAYGLFLLALFTLASGLSILETSANPLVIAMGDEATSTRRLNLAQAFNPIGANLGVLMGAVLILPHLTPETAKSIMTEQDALAAQEADLNLVLGPYLGIATALVIIWLLIAFRKLPLPPQTPAPANGGGRFGRLWANKLYRYGVIAQFFNVAAQTCAWTYTIIYAQDVVGFSPEAAGWWLQGSLLLFLVARFVMVFVLGVVRPALLLLIMAVFGVACCLTSVFVLNIAGLIAVVCISAALSLMFPTIYGLALKGLGDDAKFGSAGLVMAILGGALIPMVQARVMDVAGSAAGFIVPAVCLAFVCAYAAYDLFYTRKEAS
- a CDS encoding substrate-binding domain-containing protein, whose product is MRTPSRWLAAALVVVITLALGACADNRPPVSIGLITKQETNPYWVTLRKVAEDTAHKAGATLTTATGDSDVDVESQRAALNDMVAKGVNGILIAPTDSKALDADIQTARDKGITVIALDTPMDPQETTNAYFGTDNTRAGELVGQYARAKIDELGLAPQVMMLNLAPGIASGENRGTGFRDGFGMPSDSSWVAGQADTQGDQATAQQAMAEALGRSPEINVVYAVNEPAALGAVEALKAAGKDLAKVVVVTIDGGCETMKNAVRPGDIDATAMQFPQNMAREGVEAIVAKVREGREPSGYLATGTELVSGSPAPGVTSKNVEYGVRTCWGG
- a CDS encoding DUF4862 family protein, encoding MPEVIVGAHAAMPAERADQERFYAQLAERNLATALEIPFSDSIHEDMDWFAAQIRGRFRNCVVTGIPGTVRRLEKEPAFGLASTDDAARKAAVAWTAEVRKAAEELNQLTGEQSVSFVHIHSAPGVRASAEAFQRSLADVAADTRFSAEVVIEHCDAYSPIFPGDKRFLSLITELAVADEFGFAVNWGRSALEWQNPDRPRQHVEILAEAGRLRGLIFSGVAAVNTQWGRAWADLQLPLSTDEPASLMTPQRVAECLAASGDQPAYVGAKVKAPAGADVETRLGIISAVAHLLNS
- a CDS encoding LysR substrate-binding domain-containing protein; this translates as MDTNVLRWFQLVADGATVTEVSELEWTSQPGVSRALTRLSDEVGAPLLRREGRTLRLTHAGATFKHHVDAMLHQLDDGLAAVAQLMDPESGMVTVAFPSSLGSWLMPELAAGFLKKHPDVQLDLSARQDETIPATGTGSEVDLELTTLRPPSRAHHWRGLMREPIRLLLADGHPLAAAPGPIPIAQLGGERLIAMRPTSQLRTVTDGLLARRGVEAEVALVADDLPTLYGYVAAGLGVALGPGRSVAGVSLQVLAEDDAFREIGLSWAAGRRLLPSAELFRDHILQLATSRRLPRTPAATD